A genome region from Schaalia sp. 19OD2882 includes the following:
- the rsmH gene encoding 16S rRNA (cytosine(1402)-N(4))-methyltransferase RsmH, translating into MEDTRNTAALHVPVLLDECLDMLAPALDIPGAVLVDATLGMGGHSEGALRRFPDLQVVGIDRDPQAIDSAVRRLAPFGTRFRAVHTTYDHLDEVAAVHGRDALVDGVLMDLGVSSLQLDQADRGFSYAKDAPLDMRMDPSTGASAADLLRTLDAGELTRILRTYGEERFAQRIARRIVEQRARTPLTRTGQLVDIVRESIPAPARRTGGNPAKRTFQALRVAVNDELRILERAVPRALASLRVGGRLVVESYQSLEDRIVKDVLRQGSENRAPAGLPVIPADMQPRLRLLTRGAGRAHEAELARNPRSASVRLRGAEVLRAWKECP; encoded by the coding sequence ATGGAGGACACGCGCAACACCGCAGCACTGCACGTACCCGTCCTCCTCGACGAGTGCCTCGACATGCTCGCCCCCGCCCTCGACATTCCCGGAGCCGTCCTCGTCGACGCCACCTTGGGAATGGGGGGGCACTCGGAAGGGGCCCTGCGTCGCTTCCCCGACCTGCAGGTGGTCGGCATCGACCGCGACCCGCAGGCCATCGACTCGGCCGTGCGACGCCTGGCACCCTTCGGGACACGCTTCCGAGCGGTCCACACCACCTACGACCACCTCGACGAGGTCGCCGCCGTGCACGGACGTGACGCCCTGGTCGACGGCGTCCTCATGGACCTGGGAGTCTCCTCCCTGCAGCTGGACCAAGCCGACCGGGGCTTCTCCTACGCCAAGGACGCCCCCCTTGACATGCGCATGGACCCCAGCACCGGAGCGTCGGCTGCGGACCTGCTGCGCACCCTGGACGCCGGTGAGCTCACGCGGATCCTGCGCACCTACGGTGAGGAGCGATTCGCGCAGAGAATCGCCAGGCGCATCGTCGAGCAACGCGCGCGCACACCACTGACCCGGACGGGGCAACTGGTCGACATCGTGCGCGAATCCATCCCGGCCCCCGCTCGTCGCACAGGCGGCAACCCGGCCAAACGGACCTTCCAGGCCCTGCGTGTCGCCGTCAACGACGAGCTGCGCATCCTGGAGAGGGCCGTCCCCCGGGCACTTGCATCGCTGAGGGTCGGAGGCCGCTTGGTGGTCGAGTCCTACCAGTCCTTGGAAGACCGCATCGTCAAGGACGTGCTGCGGCAGGGCAGCGAGAACCGCGCCCCTGCCGGACTGCCCGTCATCCCGGCAGACATGCAGCCACGACTGCGTCTGCTCACCCGCGGAGCGGGTCGCGCCCACGAGGCCGAACTCGCACGCAACCCCCGATCCGCCTCGGTCCGCCTGCGCGGCGCCGAAGTTCTCAGAGCCTGGAAGGAGTGCCCATGA
- the mraZ gene encoding division/cell wall cluster transcriptional repressor MraZ yields MFLGTYEPKLDDKGRVILPARIRNGMEGGIVLTRGQERCIYAFPVQVFEEMTAQMRRAPLSSKQARDWIRVMLSGAYMEVPDKQGRIAVSADLRKYAGLDKELIVIGVGDRAEIWDAASWREYLSVQEDAFSTTEEEIFPGSF; encoded by the coding sequence ATGTTCCTCGGAACGTACGAGCCGAAGCTCGACGACAAGGGACGTGTGATCCTCCCCGCCCGCATCCGAAACGGCATGGAAGGTGGAATCGTCCTCACCCGCGGCCAGGAACGCTGCATCTACGCGTTCCCGGTCCAGGTGTTCGAGGAGATGACGGCACAGATGCGTCGCGCCCCCCTGTCCTCCAAGCAGGCGCGTGACTGGATCCGCGTCATGCTCTCGGGCGCCTACATGGAGGTTCCGGACAAGCAGGGACGGATCGCCGTCTCGGCGGACCTCCGGAAGTACGCGGGTCTCGACAAGGAACTCATCGTCATCGGCGTGGGTGACCGAGCCGAGATCTGGGACGCCGCTTCTTGGCGCGAGTACCTCTCGGTCCAGGAGGACGCCTTCTCGACGACAGAAGAGGAAATCTTCCCCGGCAGCTTCTGA
- a CDS encoding DUF3040 domain-containing protein, with product MALSDYEKQVLEEMEAELRRVDPDLAHQMSKGMEDRPSGSSVSRGEESATGGESGPLSPRRIALGVVMVAVGLAALVGAVSLGVGVTSIVLGVAAFLLMLGGVLFALRPGGAGNPSSRKPRGRRQTSAWARFIADQERRWEERRDS from the coding sequence ATGGCCCTTTCGGACTACGAGAAGCAGGTTCTCGAGGAGATGGAGGCTGAGCTGCGTCGGGTCGACCCTGACCTCGCGCACCAGATGTCGAAGGGCATGGAGGACCGCCCGTCGGGCTCCTCCGTCTCCCGGGGCGAAGAATCCGCCACTGGCGGTGAATCGGGGCCACTGTCCCCACGTCGGATCGCCTTGGGTGTGGTCATGGTTGCCGTCGGGCTGGCCGCACTGGTCGGGGCGGTGTCGCTGGGCGTGGGTGTGACCTCGATCGTCCTCGGTGTGGCCGCGTTCCTCCTCATGCTCGGCGGTGTCCTCTTCGCCCTGCGGCCGGGCGGGGCCGGAAACCCTTCCTCCCGCAAGCCTCGTGGTCGTCGCCAGACGTCGGCGTGGGCCCGCTTCATCGCGGACCAGGAACGCCGTTGGGAAGAGCGCCGCGATTCCTGA
- the dinB gene encoding DNA polymerase IV, with product MSNAPRDPRARRNWGDDDSATPILHVDMDSFFAQVEMLEDPSLRGRPLIVGGTGNRGVVTSATYEVRELGVRAGMPTARARALCPQATVVPSSRGAYQRWSRRVMGILADVTPAVEQVSIDEAFMDVGGARLRLGGATSIARLLRERIRQETGLPASVGVACNKSVAKIASSHAKPDGMLLVPASATTDFLHGLPVGALWGVGGRTEEVLTREGIVTVGDLARTPMVRLVRVLGSAHAHHLHDLSMGVDPRPVRSGREDKSVGTERTFEEDVRSREDLEHFVLDASHSCVRRLRRAGMVGRTVVLKMRSGDFHTITRSLTLREPTDVGRVVAQAARTLLDREAIPATGVRLLGVRVEGLSSREDGVLVALDEDGRPLAAERAMDEIAARFGPGALRPATLVDPSSARARTESRSGASSH from the coding sequence GTGTCCAACGCCCCACGCGATCCCCGCGCGCGACGCAACTGGGGTGACGACGACTCGGCCACCCCGATCCTCCACGTCGACATGGACTCCTTCTTCGCCCAGGTGGAGATGCTCGAGGACCCCTCACTGCGAGGACGCCCCCTCATCGTCGGAGGCACGGGGAACAGGGGAGTGGTCACCTCCGCCACCTACGAGGTGCGTGAGCTCGGAGTGCGCGCAGGCATGCCGACCGCCCGGGCTCGGGCCCTGTGCCCACAGGCAACCGTGGTCCCCAGCAGTCGAGGTGCCTACCAACGCTGGTCGCGCAGGGTCATGGGAATCCTTGCCGATGTCACCCCCGCCGTGGAACAGGTGAGCATCGACGAAGCCTTCATGGACGTCGGGGGAGCGCGGCTGCGCCTGGGAGGAGCCACTTCCATCGCGCGCCTGCTACGTGAACGCATCCGCCAGGAGACGGGTCTGCCCGCCTCCGTGGGTGTGGCCTGCAACAAGTCGGTGGCCAAGATCGCCTCCTCCCACGCCAAACCCGACGGCATGCTCCTCGTCCCGGCTTCGGCCACCACCGACTTCCTGCACGGCCTTCCCGTGGGGGCTCTGTGGGGGGTGGGCGGGCGCACCGAGGAGGTGCTCACCCGCGAGGGGATCGTCACTGTCGGTGACTTGGCGCGAACCCCGATGGTGCGCCTGGTCAGGGTCCTGGGGTCCGCCCACGCCCATCACCTGCACGACCTGTCCATGGGCGTGGACCCACGACCCGTGCGCTCGGGTCGTGAGGACAAGTCCGTGGGCACCGAACGCACCTTCGAAGAGGACGTGCGCTCGCGGGAGGACCTCGAACACTTCGTTCTGGACGCCTCGCACTCGTGCGTGCGTCGACTGCGCAGGGCCGGCATGGTGGGACGCACGGTCGTGTTGAAGATGCGCTCGGGGGACTTCCACACGATCACCCGCTCCCTGACCCTGCGTGAGCCGACCGACGTGGGACGAGTGGTCGCCCAGGCGGCCAGGACCCTGCTGGACCGGGAAGCGATTCCGGCCACTGGCGTCCGCCTGCTCGGGGTACGGGTGGAGGGCTTGTCCTCGCGTGAGGACGGGGTCCTCGTCGCCCTGGACGAGGACGGGCGTCCCCTTGCCGCAGAGCGAGCCATGGACGAGATCGCGGCTCGTTTCGGCCCCGGTGCACTGCGACCGGCGACCCTTGTGGATCCGAGTTCCGCAAGGGCCCGGACTGAATCGCGCAGTGGTGCCTCCTCGCACTAG
- a CDS encoding spermidine synthase → MGARGGRRGTQVHEVDNGSATLSWEGSRATVHLDEVESSCVDIEDPTRLEFEYMQHMTCAVDATFAPGTALRVLHLGAAACALPWAWARMRPGSRQVAVEVDAALAALVREWFDLPRSPELRIRVGEGRTVLQAARPGTWQVVCRDAFDHGVVPAHLATLEAARCAHEALVPGGLYLVNAAHGGLCDARPDVAALQEVFPLVVTVADPKVGRSGRRGNVVLVAQKAPEGDEGGIDVDELDRLARRLPLPARINAGAGLSRWRAGARPVRDAEVGWTPTPG, encoded by the coding sequence ATGGGAGCGCGGGGCGGCAGGCGGGGCACACAGGTCCACGAGGTCGACAACGGTTCGGCAACCCTGTCGTGGGAGGGGTCGCGCGCCACCGTGCACCTCGACGAGGTGGAGTCCTCCTGCGTGGACATCGAGGATCCGACACGTCTCGAGTTCGAGTACATGCAGCACATGACCTGCGCCGTGGACGCGACCTTCGCCCCGGGCACTGCGCTGCGGGTGCTGCACCTGGGGGCGGCGGCCTGCGCACTGCCGTGGGCGTGGGCGAGGATGCGCCCCGGCTCGCGCCAGGTTGCCGTCGAGGTCGACGCCGCCCTGGCGGCCTTGGTGCGTGAGTGGTTCGACCTTCCACGCTCTCCCGAACTGCGCATTCGCGTGGGCGAAGGACGCACGGTCTTGCAGGCGGCGCGTCCCGGCACCTGGCAGGTCGTGTGTCGCGACGCCTTCGACCACGGGGTCGTTCCCGCCCACCTTGCGACCCTGGAGGCCGCCCGCTGTGCCCACGAGGCCTTGGTTCCCGGAGGGCTCTACCTGGTCAATGCCGCGCACGGGGGCCTGTGCGACGCACGGCCCGACGTGGCGGCCCTCCAGGAGGTCTTCCCGTTGGTGGTCACCGTGGCCGACCCGAAGGTGGGCAGGTCCGGCAGGCGTGGCAACGTCGTCCTCGTCGCCCAGAAGGCGCCTGAGGGGGACGAGGGCGGGATCGACGTCGACGAACTGGACCGGCTGGCGCGCCGGTTGCCCCTACCCGCCCGGATCAACGCGGGCGCCGGGCTGTCGCGGTGGAGGGCTGGTGCGCGCCCTGTCAGGGATGCCGAGGTCGGCTGGACCCCCACTCCGGGATGA
- a CDS encoding PAC2 family protein → MVEEGPEAGARARVLVTHFDGALDAGQVGHMAVSQVLRSLEVARVATFDTDALVDYRSHRPFMTVKNWVTTDLLMPQIALDLVRDDLGTPFLLLHGPEPDFRWEAFADAVWELADASGVEVTVSLHGVPAGSPHTRPTPVHVQATDRALLPEQPQMMSAIQFPAPMSSFLQARLARRGIDGVSLLAAVPFYLTEHSHPAGASAVLTRLSEFADLSLPVGDLERGAAEGLKIISDLIAENPDVGRTVAALEQHYDQVTSVEGALSLDPLGGGRSAGSQAPAGPEATKDIGEVIEAYLANMTKRAQQSDSAGRSPLVDASREGADDSHGAGAGTADSIEEVLRRVAERRSNPNGPRSSGGRHRADRGDDSE, encoded by the coding sequence ATGGTCGAGGAAGGCCCGGAGGCCGGTGCGCGCGCCCGCGTCCTGGTCACGCACTTCGACGGCGCACTCGACGCCGGTCAGGTCGGGCACATGGCCGTCTCGCAGGTCCTGCGCTCCCTCGAAGTGGCGCGAGTGGCGACCTTCGACACCGACGCATTGGTCGACTACCGCTCGCACCGCCCCTTCATGACCGTGAAGAACTGGGTGACCACCGACCTGCTCATGCCGCAGATCGCCTTGGATCTCGTGCGGGACGACCTGGGCACCCCGTTCCTGCTGCTCCACGGGCCCGAACCCGATTTCCGGTGGGAGGCATTCGCCGATGCCGTGTGGGAACTTGCTGACGCCAGCGGCGTGGAGGTCACCGTGTCCCTGCACGGTGTGCCGGCCGGTTCGCCGCACACACGCCCCACCCCCGTGCACGTCCAGGCCACCGACCGTGCGCTGCTGCCCGAACAGCCACAGATGATGTCGGCCATCCAGTTCCCGGCGCCCATGTCCTCCTTCCTCCAGGCGCGACTCGCACGCCGGGGCATCGACGGGGTCTCCCTGCTGGCCGCCGTCCCCTTCTACCTCACCGAGCACTCGCACCCGGCCGGCGCCTCGGCGGTGCTCACCCGCCTCTCGGAGTTCGCGGACCTGAGCCTGCCCGTGGGTGACCTGGAGCGGGGGGCCGCCGAGGGTCTGAAGATCATCTCCGATCTGATCGCCGAGAACCCGGATGTGGGCCGCACGGTGGCCGCCCTGGAGCAGCACTACGATCAGGTGACCAGTGTCGAGGGTGCCCTTTCCCTCGATCCCCTGGGAGGTGGGCGTTCGGCGGGAAGCCAGGCGCCGGCCGGTCCCGAGGCCACCAAGGACATCGGAGAGGTCATCGAGGCCTATCTGGCGAACATGACCAAACGCGCCCAACAGTCCGACTCGGCCGGTCGCTCGCCCTTGGTGGACGCCTCCCGGGAAGGTGCCGACGATTCCCACGGGGCAGGGGCGGGGACCGCCGACTCCATCGAGGAGGTCCTGCGTCGTGTCGCCGAACGCAGGTCCAACCCGAACGGGCCGCGAAGCAGCGGAGGGCGGCACCGAGCCGATCGCGGGGACGACTCCGAGTGA
- a CDS encoding AAA family ATPase has product MSELVHPAHAGADSVSEQEFVDRAHARLDALRAEYRERQRATHASHGVGNAQGWTERDAIAAHLGEMAARLDHVEDRLVFGRLDMADTEVRYIGRASLPDEGGDPLLIDWRAPAAAPFYRATALDPQGVVRRRHLLTHGRQVVGLEDELLDASDKAGEHLDLQGEGALLAALGRAREGRMGDIVATIQAEQDRIIRADGDGLLVVQGGPGTGKTAVALHRAAYLLHARRERLERSGVLVVGPSRVFLRYIEKVLPSLGETGVVSLTVGDLVPGVRARGEEAVEVSRLKGRSAWVRLLARAVRTIVRIPEGDQVLQVWNRKVTLRREDVVRAVRKARRSGRPHNVAREAFALELMEVLATRLVVEAGDATSEAAVDGDDLSTWTQEVRDSIDARRTINLAWMPTSAMTLLERLWAKPGLLARLNDEVGSPFSRAELELLSRPRGSALTQADVPLLDELEELLGTTNVLEDQSARQRSRTHAAEVERAREAMESMNLGGGIVTAEMLARSATAADDLEPMSERAAKDRSWTYGHVVVDEAQDLGHMAWRALLRRCPSLSFTVVGDLDQARGESRPPSWKDALGPAARALAGEHVLSVSYRTPRTLTLLAEDVLARAGAPVLHPTTAVREVENCYRSLHVDGPGAPMAREKDPLWALAQEAVDRALARLDEAEGAGRGRIAVLVAGARAHAWDADTVGTSSLEDRVALLSATASKGLEFDSVVLVEPAEVLADGPGDLFVTLTRATHDLTVVHSRPLPAGMEEWSTE; this is encoded by the coding sequence ATGTCCGAGCTCGTACATCCGGCCCACGCCGGCGCGGATTCGGTCTCGGAACAGGAGTTCGTCGACCGGGCCCACGCCCGCCTCGACGCCCTGAGGGCCGAATACCGGGAGCGTCAACGCGCCACCCACGCCTCCCACGGCGTGGGCAACGCCCAGGGGTGGACCGAGAGGGATGCCATCGCCGCGCATCTGGGTGAAATGGCTGCGCGCCTGGACCACGTGGAGGACCGCTTGGTCTTCGGCCGACTCGACATGGCCGACACCGAGGTCCGGTACATCGGACGCGCCTCCTTGCCGGACGAGGGTGGGGACCCCCTGCTCATCGACTGGCGCGCTCCAGCCGCCGCCCCCTTCTACAGGGCCACTGCCCTGGACCCGCAGGGGGTCGTGCGCCGACGTCATCTGCTCACCCACGGCCGGCAGGTCGTCGGGCTGGAGGACGAGTTGCTCGACGCCTCCGACAAGGCGGGGGAACACCTCGACCTGCAGGGAGAAGGAGCCCTCCTGGCGGCCCTCGGTCGGGCTCGCGAGGGCCGTATGGGCGACATCGTCGCCACGATCCAGGCCGAACAGGACAGGATCATCCGCGCCGACGGGGACGGGTTGTTGGTCGTCCAGGGCGGGCCGGGCACCGGCAAGACGGCGGTGGCCCTCCACCGGGCCGCCTACCTGCTGCACGCCAGACGTGAACGCCTGGAACGCTCGGGCGTCCTGGTCGTCGGCCCCTCCCGGGTGTTCCTGCGCTACATCGAAAAGGTGTTGCCCTCCCTGGGCGAGACCGGAGTCGTCTCGCTGACCGTGGGCGACCTGGTGCCCGGAGTGCGGGCTCGCGGCGAAGAAGCGGTGGAGGTCTCCCGCCTCAAGGGACGCAGCGCCTGGGTGCGCCTGCTGGCCCGCGCGGTGCGCACCATCGTCCGCATCCCCGAGGGCGACCAGGTCCTGCAGGTGTGGAATCGCAAGGTCACGCTGCGCCGCGAGGACGTGGTCAGAGCGGTGCGCAAGGCCCGTCGCAGCGGTCGCCCCCACAATGTCGCCCGTGAGGCCTTCGCCCTGGAGCTCATGGAGGTCCTTGCCACCCGCCTGGTCGTCGAAGCCGGAGACGCCACCTCCGAGGCCGCCGTCGACGGCGACGACCTGTCGACTTGGACCCAGGAGGTACGCGATTCGATCGATGCGCGCCGCACCATCAACCTCGCGTGGATGCCGACCTCGGCCATGACCCTCCTGGAGCGCCTGTGGGCCAAACCGGGTCTGCTCGCCCGCCTCAATGACGAGGTCGGTTCTCCCTTCTCACGCGCCGAATTGGAGCTCTTGTCCCGACCGCGAGGCTCCGCCCTCACCCAGGCGGATGTCCCGCTGCTCGACGAGCTCGAAGAACTCCTCGGTACGACAAACGTCCTGGAGGACCAGTCGGCCAGACAGCGATCGCGCACCCACGCGGCCGAAGTCGAACGAGCCCGCGAAGCCATGGAGTCGATGAACCTCGGAGGCGGAATCGTCACAGCTGAGATGCTCGCCCGTTCCGCGACCGCCGCCGACGACCTCGAACCCATGTCCGAGCGTGCCGCCAAGGACAGGTCGTGGACCTACGGGCATGTCGTGGTCGACGAGGCGCAGGACCTCGGGCACATGGCGTGGCGCGCCCTTCTGCGCCGCTGTCCTTCGCTGTCCTTCACCGTCGTCGGAGACCTGGACCAGGCACGCGGTGAGTCCCGGCCGCCCTCGTGGAAGGACGCGTTGGGGCCTGCGGCCAGGGCCTTGGCCGGCGAACACGTCCTGTCGGTCTCCTATCGCACCCCGCGCACACTCACCCTGCTCGCCGAGGACGTCCTGGCCCGCGCGGGCGCACCCGTCCTGCACCCGACCACCGCCGTCCGTGAGGTCGAGAACTGCTACCGGAGCCTGCACGTGGACGGCCCCGGGGCGCCCATGGCCCGCGAGAAGGACCCCTTGTGGGCGCTCGCCCAGGAGGCCGTGGACCGGGCGCTGGCCCGACTCGACGAGGCCGAGGGCGCCGGACGTGGCCGCATCGCCGTCCTTGTCGCCGGTGCGCGCGCACACGCGTGGGACGCCGACACCGTGGGCACCTCCTCGCTGGAGGATCGGGTCGCCCTCCTGTCCGCCACCGCCTCGAAGGGCCTCGAATTCGACTCGGTGGTCCTGGTCGAGCCCGCGGAGGTCCTCGCCGACGGGCCAGGCGACCTCTTCGTCACCCTGACCCGGGCCACCCATGACCTCACAGTCGTCCATTCCCGCCCCCTACCTGCGGGAATGGAGGAATGGTCCACCGAATGA
- the serA gene encoding phosphoglycerate dehydrogenase, giving the protein MTRALLLENPHPIADEALRKAGIEVIRHTGAMDEGELIAALEGVSYLGLRSKTNVTERVLKARPELRAIGAYCIGTNQIDLATATACGMAVFNAPYSNTRSVVELAIGHIINLSRRVTVKNSRLHRGIWDKSADGAHEVRGHTLGIIGYGNIGKQLSILAEAMGLNVIFYDLAEKLALGNATQMPTLESVLREADIISIHVNGAPANANLFGATEFALMKKGALFLNLSRGFIVDIEALRENLVSGHLAGAALDVFPEEPKANGDPFSSPMAGLDNVILTPHIGGSTEEAQYDIGRFVSSKIGDFHTSGSTDMSVNLPNLQLRSSASALFRIALVHRNTPGVLALVNQVFAESGANIESQILSTSGSTGYVLTDISSELPVEALAAIEGLEDTIRLSVTRA; this is encoded by the coding sequence ATGACGCGTGCACTGCTCCTGGAGAATCCTCACCCCATCGCCGACGAAGCCCTGCGCAAGGCGGGGATCGAGGTCATCCGGCACACCGGGGCGATGGACGAGGGAGAGCTCATCGCCGCCCTGGAGGGAGTGTCCTACTTGGGGTTGCGCTCGAAGACGAATGTCACCGAGCGGGTCCTCAAGGCACGCCCTGAACTACGGGCCATCGGCGCCTACTGCATCGGCACCAATCAGATCGACCTGGCCACCGCCACCGCATGCGGCATGGCCGTCTTCAACGCGCCCTATTCGAACACCCGCTCCGTGGTGGAGCTGGCCATCGGCCACATCATCAATCTTTCGCGGCGCGTCACCGTGAAGAACTCCCGCCTGCACCGCGGCATCTGGGACAAGTCGGCCGACGGCGCGCACGAGGTGCGCGGCCACACGCTGGGCATCATCGGTTACGGGAACATCGGCAAACAGCTGTCGATCCTGGCCGAGGCCATGGGCCTGAACGTCATCTTCTACGACCTGGCCGAGAAACTCGCACTGGGCAACGCCACCCAGATGCCGACCTTGGAGTCGGTGCTGCGAGAGGCGGACATCATCTCCATCCACGTCAACGGTGCGCCCGCCAATGCGAATCTCTTCGGTGCCACCGAGTTCGCCCTCATGAAGAAGGGGGCTCTCTTCCTCAACCTGTCCCGTGGCTTCATCGTGGACATCGAGGCCCTGCGTGAGAACCTGGTCTCCGGGCACTTGGCCGGCGCCGCGCTGGACGTCTTCCCGGAAGAGCCCAAGGCCAACGGCGACCCCTTCTCCTCTCCCATGGCGGGTCTGGACAATGTGATCCTCACCCCGCACATCGGCGGCTCCACCGAGGAGGCCCAGTACGACATCGGGCGCTTCGTGAGCTCCAAGATCGGGGACTTCCACACCTCCGGGTCCACCGACATGAGCGTCAACCTGCCGAACCTACAACTGCGATCCTCCGCTTCGGCGCTCTTCCGCATCGCCCTGGTCCACCGCAACACTCCTGGTGTGCTGGCCCTGGTCAACCAAGTCTTCGCCGAGTCGGGGGCGAACATCGAGTCGCAGATCCTGTCGACCTCCGGCTCCACCGGATACGTGCTCACAGACATCTCCTCAGAGCTGCCTGTCGAGGCGCTGGCGGCGATCGAAGGGTTGGAGGACACGATCCGACTGTCCGTCACCAGAGCCTGA
- the nrdR gene encoding transcriptional regulator NrdR has protein sequence MHCPFCHHPDSRVVDTRIADDGASIRRRRECTACKKRFTTLETSSFQVVKRSGVVEPFSRNKVVSGLKQACQGRPVSDDQLALLAQQVEEKLRSSGFSNVSSDEVGKAILPFLQELDEVAYLRFASVYRDFGSVDDFIDAIEVLRGRQSEQAPTKAPRRKRRTTRTNATKGQAQATQASLLDA, from the coding sequence GTGCACTGCCCCTTCTGTCACCACCCGGATTCGCGTGTCGTCGACACGCGAATCGCTGATGACGGCGCCTCCATCAGGCGCAGACGCGAGTGCACCGCCTGCAAGAAGCGCTTCACGACCCTGGAGACCTCCTCCTTCCAGGTCGTCAAGCGATCCGGAGTGGTCGAACCCTTTTCTCGGAACAAGGTGGTCTCGGGACTCAAACAGGCCTGTCAGGGCAGACCGGTCTCCGATGACCAGCTGGCCTTGCTCGCCCAGCAGGTGGAGGAGAAGCTCAGGTCCTCAGGCTTCTCCAATGTCTCCTCCGACGAGGTCGGCAAGGCGATCCTGCCCTTTCTCCAGGAACTCGACGAGGTCGCTTACCTGCGTTTCGCCTCCGTGTACCGCGACTTCGGCAGTGTGGACGACTTCATCGACGCCATCGAGGTGCTCCGTGGACGCCAGAGCGAGCAGGCTCCGACCAAGGCTCCTCGCCGCAAGAGGCGGACCACACGCACCAACGCCACCAAGGGGCAGGCCCAAGCCACCCAGGCTTCACTGCTCGACGCGTGA
- a CDS encoding LysM peptidoglycan-binding domain-containing protein, whose product MTGTSAARSSALRDSSARRHLRAVPESPLATVHDISQAPTARRRRELLRSEVPADGRRPLRPRSASRAAVTIDGAMVLRAVLVVVVTMVLTALAAGVGIALQPSAYRGPTLTHSVVAGESVWSLAAAVDTDRPLEDVVTDIEALNDLDAGLRVGQLVVLPVQ is encoded by the coding sequence ATGACCGGCACTTCTGCTGCTCGTTCCTCGGCGCTTCGCGATTCCTCGGCCCGCCGCCACTTGCGGGCCGTCCCGGAGTCGCCCTTGGCCACCGTCCACGACATCTCCCAGGCGCCGACGGCCCGTAGGCGTCGTGAATTGCTGCGAAGTGAGGTGCCCGCCGATGGGCGGCGGCCGCTCCGTCCGCGCAGTGCCTCCCGCGCCGCTGTGACCATTGACGGGGCGATGGTCCTGCGGGCCGTGTTGGTCGTGGTCGTCACCATGGTTCTCACCGCACTGGCGGCGGGGGTGGGGATCGCCCTGCAGCCGAGCGCCTATCGGGGGCCGACCCTGACCCATTCGGTGGTCGCAGGTGAATCCGTGTGGTCCTTGGCCGCCGCCGTGGACACGGACCGTCCTCTGGAGGACGTGGTGACGGACATCGAGGCCCTCAATGACCTCGATGCGGGTCTGCGTGTGGGACAGCTGGTGGTCCTGCCCGTGCAATGA
- the lexA gene encoding transcriptional repressor LexA yields MRGRQLEILRHVRAHCLTHGYPPSVREIARAVGLASPSTVKHHLDSLERDGFLQRAQSMSRALEISPAGLTVLGEDPEAPSPASLPSYVGYTVPVSHVDEDAAGVPLVGRIAAGAPITAEQYVEDVFHLPTRLTGHGDLFMLEVHGDSMVEAGILDGDYVVVRAQHTAREGEIVAAMIDEEATVKVFSRSEGHVWLLPRNADFSPIPGDRATILGRVVTVLRSL; encoded by the coding sequence CTGCGGGGGCGCCAGCTCGAAATCCTGCGCCACGTGCGCGCCCACTGCCTGACCCACGGCTACCCGCCCTCGGTCCGCGAGATCGCCCGGGCCGTGGGTCTGGCCTCTCCCTCGACCGTCAAGCACCACCTGGACTCCCTGGAGCGGGACGGGTTCCTCCAACGCGCCCAGTCGATGTCACGCGCCCTGGAGATCTCCCCTGCAGGCCTGACCGTCCTCGGCGAGGACCCCGAGGCCCCCTCCCCCGCATCCCTGCCCTCGTACGTGGGGTACACGGTCCCCGTCTCCCACGTGGATGAGGACGCCGCCGGGGTCCCCCTGGTCGGAAGGATCGCGGCCGGCGCCCCCATCACCGCCGAACAGTACGTCGAGGACGTCTTCCACCTACCGACCCGCCTGACCGGCCACGGGGACCTGTTCATGCTCGAAGTGCACGGGGACTCCATGGTCGAGGCCGGAATCCTCGACGGCGACTACGTGGTCGTCCGTGCCCAGCACACCGCCCGCGAAGGCGAGATCGTCGCCGCGATGATCGACGAAGAGGCCACCGTCAAGGTCTTCTCCCGCAGTGAGGGTCACGTGTGGCTGCTGCCCCGTAATGCCGACTTCTCCCCCATCCCCGGGGACCGCGCCACGATCCTCGGCAGAGTCGTCACCGTGCTGCGCTCCCTGTGA